The Candidatus Buchananbacteria bacterium CG10_big_fil_rev_8_21_14_0_10_42_9 genome includes a region encoding these proteins:
- the rsmA gene encoding ribosomal RNA small subunit methyltransferase A, with product AQLKKNGEVLEVGPGIGTLTAQLAEKVKKVVAIELDKNLLAELQKNLGNRNNVEIIQGDILKINRQALPLSKSYKIVANLPYNITSNFLRLFLSQEPKPSAMTLMLQKEVAQRVCAKPPQMSILSLSVQAYCYPTIKFYVDKKNFYPQPNVDSAVVALDQVSHTWNFKTPEQDFFRYLKIGFSAKRKYLANNLHNGTKIKIGLIKQIFNDLELSQRSRAQELYLEQWDKIGQKLNQHKAK from the coding sequence CGGCACAGCTTAAAAAAAATGGAGAAGTGCTGGAAGTCGGACCGGGCATAGGCACGTTAACAGCCCAATTGGCCGAAAAAGTAAAAAAAGTAGTCGCAATTGAACTTGATAAAAATTTACTCGCCGAACTTCAAAAAAACTTAGGTAACCGAAACAACGTAGAAATAATTCAAGGTGATATTTTGAAAATTAATCGTCAAGCGTTGCCACTTTCAAAAAGTTACAAAATCGTAGCCAATTTGCCATACAACATTACATCAAATTTTTTACGTTTATTTTTATCTCAAGAACCAAAGCCAAGTGCAATGACATTAATGCTACAAAAAGAAGTAGCCCAACGCGTATGCGCTAAACCTCCCCAAATGAGCATATTAAGTTTGTCAGTCCAAGCTTATTGTTACCCAACCATAAAGTTTTATGTTGATAAAAAAAATTTTTATCCCCAACCTAACGTGGATTCAGCTGTTGTGGCATTGGATCAAGTGTCGCATACATGGAATTTTAAAACTCCTGAACAGGATTTTTTTCGCTATTTGAAGATCGGCTTTTCGGCTAAACGTAAATATTTGGCCAACAATTTACACAATGGCACTAAGATAAAAATTGGCTTAATTAAGCAAATTTTTAATGACTTGGAGCTATCTCAACGCTCACGGGCACAAGAATTATATTTAGAGCAATGGGATAAAATTGGGCAAAAGCTAAATCAGCACAAGGCAAAATAA